The proteins below are encoded in one region of Aspergillus nidulans FGSC A4 chromosome III:
- a CDS encoding uncharacterized protein (transcript_id=CADANIAT00005324), with the protein MGVIYRCTYNDEATWQHLKQWIVDENRESIATSKAPTLIDNLDIVFFEDRARFDGASRDELRVHFKEWRADQFTRLGPADLEVMRGTRLGELVPRITMVHPELMGSRFQQFIEVDEESLHSMREGFDEPVRPYGTGHVDLVYADWPHDLEDSDEDESQEEYEDYEVFEPIDGCTEENVGWMKVVATGLGPPFFFLSYGIEWWQESYVRPPDVLYI; encoded by the coding sequence ATGGGGGTGATCTATCGCTGCACCTACAACGACGAGGCCACGTGGCAGCATCTTAAACAATGGATCGTCGATGAGAACCGGGAAAGCATAGCAACGTCAAAGGCACCCACACTTATCGATAACCTCGACATAGTCTTCTTCGAGGACCGGGCGCGCTTCGACGGGGCCTCGCGCGACGAACTACGGGTTCATTTCAAGGAGTGGCGAGCAGACCAGTTTACCAGGCTGGGACCTGCGGATCTGGAGGTGATGCGAGGTACTCGGCTCGGCGAATTGGTGCCTCGGATTACCATGGTGCATCCCGAATTGATGGGTTCGAGGTTTCAACAGTTTAtcgaggttgatgaggagtcGCTACACAGTATGCGCGAGGGGTTCGACGAGCCCGTTAGACCGTACGGGACCGGACATGTTGATTTGGTGTACGCTGATTGGCCGCATGACCTAGAGGActctgatgaggatgaaagccAGGAGGAGTATGAAGATTATGAGGTCTTTGAGCCCATTGATGGGTGTACAGAGGAGAATGTGGGGTGGATGAAGGTGGTGGCTACTGGGCTGGGcccgcccttcttcttcttgtcgtatGGCATCGAATGGTGGCAAGAAAGTTATGTACGACCGCCAGACGTTCTCTATATCTGA